GCACCGCCACCGCCGTCCTGGCCACCAACTACGGCGTGGTCGTCATCGAGCTGGACCGCACGGTCGCGTCCTGCGCGGTGCACAACTTCATCCACCTGATCCGCAGCTCCTTCTACGACGACACCCGGTGCTTCCGGCTGACCAACTCCGCCCGGCTGGGCGTGCTGCAGTGCGGGGACATCTACCGGCAGGAGGAGGGCGGCCCCGGCTACCGGTTCGCCGACGAGGTGACCGGTGCCGAGACCTACCCGCGCGGGACGATCGCGATGGGCAACCAGGGTCCGGGCACCAACGGCAGCGAGTTCTTCATCGTCCACTCGCACGCCAACATCCGGCCGGTGTACAGCGTGCTCGGGCGGGTGGTGCACGGCATGGACGCGCTGGACCGCATCGTGGCCGCCGGCATCGAGGGCGACGCCCAGGACGGCCCGCCCAAGCAGCCGGTGCTGATCCACTGGGCGTTCACGCCGGCACGGTAACCGTTCGTGGCGGGCGGGAGCCGGGCGTGGTGGTTACAGTGCCGATCATGAGTGCGCCGCACGTCTGGCTCCCCACTTACGACCGCGGCCTGGTGCGGGCCGACCTCCTGCTGCGCATCGGGGCGGCTCGGCTGCTGACCGCCGACCCGCCCAAACCGTGCGGGGTGGTGGTGCAGCTGCAGGGTGACGCGAACGGTCCGCGTGGCGGGGCGCGGGAGTACGTCGTCGCGCACGCCGACACGCTGGAGCGGGCGGAGGAGCTGCTGCTGGAGCTGCTGGTGGAGATCGACCGGGCGTTGGCGGCGGGCCGGTCCGGGGTGATCGAGTTCGACGCCGACGACCACCCGGCGCTGGTCGTGCTGCGCGAGGTGGCCGACGAGCCCTGAGCACGCCCCGAACGAGTGGCTTGAGATCGCACGCGCGGGGGAAACCACGCACGGTGGAACTCCTCGGCATCGACCCCGTGCGTGCGGCGGGCGGCCTGGCCAAAGGGCTCCTCGGGGTCGCTCTCGCCCCGCTGGAGCGCACGCCGCTGCTGCGCCGCGACCGCCGCAACGTGTGGTCGTGCCCGGGTCGCCTGCACATCGAGGCCCACGGCGTGCACGGGCCGCGGGGCAAGCAGGTCGCCGCCCGGGTCGAGCGTGCGCTGGAACAGCACCCCGGGGTGCTCTGGGCGCGGGTGAACGCCCCCTCCTCGCGGGTGATCGTCGCCGTGGCCGACCCGCCGCCGCGCACCGCCGAGCTGGTCGACCTGGTCCGCCGGGCCGAGGCCGAGCCGGCGACCGAGGAGGAGCGCCTGGTCGAGGACGAGCTGCACCACCCCGCCGACGGGCTCAAGGGCACCCGGCTGGTGCCCACGCTCGCCGCCGACGCCGCCGGTCTGCTGCTGGCCGCCGTCACCAGGATCGCCCCGTGGGCGCCGCTGCCCGGCGAGCTCGCCGCCCTGACCGCCGCCGTCGACCTGCACCCCAAGCTGCGGGAACTGGCCGCCGGGCGCCTCCAGGGCCGGGAACGCGCCGACTCGGCCACCTCGGTGCTCGCCGCCCTGGTGCACGGCCTGGCCTCGCGCAGCGAAGGCACCCTGCTCGACATCGCCCAGCGCGTCCAGCAGTGGCGGGAGGTCAAGGCGCACGAGAAGGCCTGGTGCGCCGCCGAGGACCGGCTGATCAAGGGGCCGGAGGACGCCGCCGCCGACCCGGTCGTGGTCGAACGGCCCGTGCCGGTGCCCGAAGGTCCGGTGGACCGCTACGCCCGCCGGGCCCTGGCCGCCGGCGCGGTGGCGGGGTTGGCCGCCGCGCCGTTCACCGGTCCGCGGCGGGCGATGGCGTTGGGCATCGCGAGCCTGCCCAAGGCGCCCTCGGTGGCGCAGGCCGCGTTCGCCGCGCAGCTCGGCCGGGTGCTGGCCCGGCACGGCACGCTGGTGATGGAGCGGTCCGTGCTGCGCGGCCTGGACGCGGTGGACGTGCTGGTGCTGGACGAGGCCGCGCTCGGATCGGGCCGGTCGGTGCTCAGCGACCTCGTGCCGCTGCCCGACACCGACCCCGCCGAGTCCGCCCGGCACGCGTTCGCGCTGTTCGACCCCACCGACCCCATGGCGGTGCAGAGGGACGGCGAGTGGGTGCTCGGGCCGGTCGACCAGTTGGCGGTCAAGGGCCGCAAAGGGGTCCGGGAGCGCGCGAAGCTCAAGGGTGACGTGCTGGGCCTGGCCCGCGGTGACCGGCTGGACGCGGTGTTGGCCGTGGACGTGGAGACCCCGCCGATCGTGGACGCGATCGTGGTGGCCGCGCGGGAGGCCGGGTTGCGGCTGGTCGTGGCGGGCGGTCCCGCGCGGTACGCCGACACCACCGTGCCGTCGGGCAACGGCCTGGTCGGCGCGGTGCGCGGGTTGCAGGCCGAGGGGCACGTGGTGATGGTCGTGTCCGACCACCGCACGGCGCTGGGCGCGGCGGACTGCGGCGTGGGCGTGCACAAGGCCGGTGGACCGCCGCCGTGGGGCGCGCACCTGGTCGTCGGCGAGGACCTGGGTGCGGTCGTGCTGCTGGTGGAGGCGGTGGCGGCGGCCCGGCGGGTCAGCCGGGACGGGATCGTGCTGGCCCAGGCCGCGAGCGGGATCGGCGCGGTCGGGGCGTTGACCTCGCGCGGCGCCCAGCCCGCCGAGGGCGCGGCGCGCGCGGTGAACACGGCCTCGGCGATCGGGTTCGTGGACGGCGTGTGGCGGGCGCGCAAGCTCGGCCAGGGCGGGCCGGCGGTCCGGCGGCGGGTGGCCCAGCCGTGGCACCTCATGCCCGTGGACACCGTGCTGGACCGGCTCGGGTCGGGACCGGACGGCCTGGACGACGCCGAGGTGCGGCGGCGGGCGCGTGGTGGTCGGCAGCGTTCGGTCGGGACCAGTCTGGGCAGCGCTTTCCTGGCGGAGCTGGCCAACCCGCTCACGCCCGTGCTCGCCGGCGGTGCGGCGCTGTCGGCGGCCGTGGGGTCGCCGGTCGACGCGGCGCTGGTCGGCGGGGTGGTCGGGGTGTCGGCGCTGATCGGCAGCGTGCAGCAGGTGTTCACCGACCGGGCGTTGGCCGACCTGCTCGCCCGTTCCGCCGTGCGGGCCACGGTGGTGCGCGGCGGCGTCGAGCGGGAGGTCAACGGCGACGACCTCGTGCCCGGCGACGTCGTGCGGCTCGCGGCGGGCGACGTCGTGCCGGCCGACTGCCGGTTGATCAGCGGCGAGGGCCTGGAGGTGGACGAGTCGTCGGTGACGGGGGAGTCGTTGCCGGTGCCCAAGGACCCCGCGCCGATCGTCGCCGCCGACCCGGCCGACCGGTCGTCCATGCTCTACGAGGGCACGACCATCGCCGTGGGCGAGGCGACGGCCGTGGTCGTCGCGGTCGGGGACGCCACCGAGGTCGGCCGCGCGATGGCCGCCGCCCGCCGCAACGCCCCCGACACCGGAGTGGAGGCGCGGCTGACCGAGCTGACCCGCAAGACCCTGCCGGTCGCCCTCGGGTCGGCGGTCGCGGTCGTCGGGGCCGGGTTGCTGCGCGGGGTGCCGATGCGGCAGAGCATGGGCGCGGCGGTCAACCTGGCCGTGGCGTCGGTGCCGGAGGGCCTGCCGTTCCTGGTCAACGCCGCCCAACTCGCCGCCGCCCGCAGGCTCGCCGACCACGGCGCGCTGGTGCGCAACCCGCGCACGATCGAGGCGCTGGGGCGGGTGGACGTCCTGTGCTTCGACAAGACCGGCACCCTGACCGAGGGCAGGCTGACCGTGAGCCGGGTCGACAACGGCCGGCGCGGCGCGGCCCCCGGCGCGCTGGACGACGCGCTGCGGGCGGTGCTGGCGGCGGGCGTGCGGGCGACCCCGGCCGCCGACGACCCGTCCGACCTGGTCCACCAGACCGACCGGGCGGTCCTGGAAGGCGCCCGGACGGCCCGCGTCCGCGCCACGACCGGACGGCGCGGGTGGGCGGTGGTCGAGGAGCTGCCGTTCGAGCCGTCCCGCGGCTACCACGCCACCCTGGGGCGGGGCGGGCTGCTGTCGGTCAAGGGCGCGCCCGAGGTCGTGCTGCCGCGGTGCTCGCTCGACGACCGGACCCGCAAGCAGTGGGAGAAGCGCGTGGTGCGGCTGGCGGGCCGGGGCCACCGGGTGCTGGCCGTGGCGGAGAAGACCGGGTTCCAGGGCTCGTCGGTGACCGACGACGACGTGCGGGGCTTGCGCTTCGCGGGTTTCCTCGCGCTGTCCGACCCGGTCCGCGACGCCGCCCCACCCGCGGCGGCGACCCTGCGCGAGGCCGGCGTCCGGATCGTGATGATCACCGGCGACCACCCCGCCACCGGCGAGGCCATCGCGGCGGAGGTCAACGGCGGCGACGGTGATGTCACCGTGGTCAGCGGCGCGGACGTCGAGGCCATGACCGACGAGGAACTCGACGACCTCCTGCCCACCGTGGACGTGATCGCCCGGTGCACCCCGGCCCAGAAGGTCCGGATCATCGAGGCCTACCAACGCCTGGGCCGGGTCGTCGCCATGACCGGCGACGGCGCCAACGACGCCCCCGCGATCCGCCTGGCCGACGTCGGCATCGCCCTGGGCCGGCGCGGCACCCCCGCCGCCCGCGCCGCCGCCGACCTGGTCGTCACCGACGACCGCTTGGAGACCATCATCTCCGCGCTGGTCGAGGGCCGGGCGATGTGGGCGTCGGTGCGCGAGGCCCTGGCCATCCTGCTGGGCGGCAACCTCGGCGAGATCGCCTTCAGCGTCCTGGGCTCGGCCCTGACCGGCCGCTCCCCGCTGACCGCGCGGCAGTTGTTGCTGGTGAACCTGCTGACCGACCTGGCTCCCGCGATGGCCATCGCCCTGAGTCGTCCGGATGGCGAGTCGGTGCCGGAGTTGCTGCGGGAGGGCCCGTTGTCGTCGTTGGGAGAGGCCTTGACCCGGGACATCACCGGGCGTGCGATCACGACGACGTTCGGGGCGACTGCGGCGTGGACCCTGGCCCGGCTGACCGGTCGGTCGCGGCGGGCGAGCACCGTGGCGTTGGCCGCCCTGGTGGGGACGCAGCTCGGGCAGACGGTGATCACCGGTGGGTTGGACCGGTCGGTGCTGGCGGCGAGCATCGGGTCGGCGGCGGCGTTGGGGGCGGTGATCCAGACGCCGGGGGTCAGCCAGTTCTTCGGTTGCACGCCTTTGGGGCCGATCGGGTGGGGCATCGCGTTGTCCAGTGCTACTGCTGCCAACGCTTTGGGGTTGGTCCTGTCTCCGTTGTTGCGGCCTTCTTCTTGATTACGCGCTGGCGCGCTCTCGAGCTTTCAAGATCAAAAGCTGCTGAAAAGCGGGGCGCTCGCCGCTGGGCAGGCCCCCGGGGGTGGAAGGGCGTCGGTTTCTCCCCCGTACGGCCTGCCGGAGGCAACCACCCTTGGCCCGTTTGTGCAACCGGAAAAGCTGGTTGCACAAACGGGCCAAGCGCGGTTGGGCTGCGCCCAGGCCGTACGGGGGAGAAACCGAGGCCCTTCCTGTGGCTGGTAGCCGACACGAAAAGCAGCGCCAGTGGTGCGAGGGTGGCGGAGGTGGTGCGGGTGGCGGGGGGTGGCGGAGGTGGTGTGGGGCTGGCGGAGGTGGTGCGGGCGGCTGTGGTGGCGGGGGAGTGGCGGCTGTGGGGCGGGGGAGTGGGGGTCGGTGTGGATCAGGTTGTGCGGGTGGTGCAGGTGGGGTGTGGTTGGGGGGTTGAAGGGGCGTTGGCGGTGAAGCCGAAGGTGGTGTGGCCGCCTGCCGGGATTCGGGCGTTGTGCGGGGCGTTGGTCACCGTGATCTTGCCGGCGGTGACGGTGAAGGTGCCGTTCCACAGGTTGCTGATCGCGTGACCTGCCTCCTGCGGCCACGTGACGGCCCAGTTGACCAGCGTCTGGTCGCCGGTGTTGTGGATGGTCACCTCGGCCTGGTAGCCGCCCGGCCACTGGTTCGTGATCGTGAAGCGGGCTGTGCAGACCTCGGGTGGTGGCGGGACCACGGTCGAGGTTGTTGTGGTGGTGGTCGGTTGGGGTTGGGCCTCTGGGGTCGGGTCGGGGGTGCGCAACGACAGGCCGATGGTGATGCCGGCTGCGACCAGGGCGGCGGCGGTGGTGAGGACGGTGGTTCTGCGCCACGCCGAGCGGCGGGGGACCTCCGGGGGGTCGTCCAGGACGCGGGTTTGTGGGCGTTCGGTGACCACCTCGTCCAGCAGGGCGCAGAATTCGGCCATGGTGGGGCGTTCCGCCGGGTCGTGGCGCAGCGCCCGCGCCAGCACCTCGGCCAGCGGGCCGGTCGAGGTCGTCGGTTGGGCGCAGGGCGGGTGTCCTTCGCGGGCCGCGTAGAGGGTCGCGGCCAGGGAGTAGACGTCCGAGGCGAACACCGCGCCCTCGCCGGCCGCCACCTCCGGTGCCCAGTACGCGGGCGTGCCCACCACCGCCCGGCCGTCGGTCACCGTGCCCTCGCCGATCGCGCGGGCGATGCCGAAGTCGGCGATCTTCGCGGTGCCGTCGTCGGTGAGCAGGATGTTGAACGGCGACACGTCCCGGTGCACGACCCCCGCCGCGTGCGCCGCCGCCAGCGCCGACGCCACCTGCCAGCCGACCCCCGCGACCAGCGACTCCGGCAGCGGGCCGGTGTCCACCAGGTCGGCCAGCGTGTGCGACGGGAGGTACTCCAGCACCAGGCACGTCCGGCCGCCGTGGTCGACCACGTCGTGGACGCTGATCACGTGCGGGTGGCGCAGGCGGGCGGCCACCCGGCCCTCGCGGACGACGCGTTCCCGGTCCCCGTCGCCGGTGGTCAGGAACTTCAGGGCGACGACCCGGTCCAGCCGCTCGTCCCGAGCCCGCCACACGACCCCGGCCGCACCGCGCCCGGCCGGCGCGAGCAGGCGGTAGCGCCCCGCGATCACCTCGTTGTGCTCCGGCACAGCGCTGAAGCTACTTCCCGGCCGGGCCCGCGGACCAGCCCCGTTTGACGTGATCGCCCGGATTCGGGATGCTGGTGGTGCGGAGGGGAGTACCCGCCCGGTTCGTGATCGTCACTACGGCCGCTCGGCAGCGGCTCGGTCACGACGTCGGTCGCCCGGTGACGGCGCCGACCGGGGAGACCTCTGGTTCTCGAACGAGCCGGAGGAGTCCTGATGCGCATCCCGTTGATCCTGTCCGCCGTCGCGTTGACCGCCGCCGTGAGCGGCTGCGGCGCCGCGCAGGAAGCCGCCCAGACGGCGTCCGCCATCGCCGACACCGCGACCACCGTGCAGGTGTGCGCGCAAGCCCTGTCCCAGGCCACCGCCGCCCTCGACCCCGGCTCGCCGCAACAGGCGGTGGACCAGGCCCACGCCGCCGCGGCGTCCCTGACCGACCTCGCGGCGACCGCCGCCGACACCACGGTCAACGAGGCGATCACCAGCCTGGCCGCCACCCTGCGCGAGGTCACGGTGGACGACCTGGTCGGCAAGCCGGCGGCGTGGCTCGCGACCAAGGCGGACCAGGTCGCGGCCCTGACCAGCGCCTGCGCCGGCTGACCCCGAACCAACCGGGCGGCCACTGGTCGGTCCCACGGGTGGGGCGCGATGATGCGGGTCGGCCGAGGGAGCGGGGGGCGGGGATGGGGGCTCGGCGGGTCGTCAGTCGGGAGCAGGTGGTGCGGGGGGCGTGTCGGTTCTTCGTCCGGCATGGTGTGGTCGACATGGAAGGGGTTGCCGCGAGCCTTGCCGTCAGCCGGGCGACCCTCTACCGGGTCGCCCACAGCCGCGACGCGCTGCTGGCCGACGCGTTGTGGCTGCTCGGTGACCGCGTCCTCGACCGGGCCCGGCAGCGGCGGACGGTCGGCGGCGTGGACGGCGTCCTCCAGGTCACCCGCGAGTTCGTCGGGCAGCTGCACTCCGCCGCGCCCTTCCGCCGGTTCCTGGCCCGCGAACCCGACACCGCCGCCCGCGTCCTCCTGCACGACGTCCACCGCCGGGCCGTCGCCGCTCAGCGCGACATCCTCCGCGAGGTGAAGCCGTGGCCGCCCGGCGAGCTGGACCAAGCGGCCTTCCTCTACGTGCGGGTCGTGGAATCGGTGCTGTACGCCGAACTGCTCGGTGGCACGCCCCTCGACCTCGGCCTGGCCGAGCGCGCGGCCCGGTCGCTGCTGGCTTGACGAACGTGCGACGGCCGTCTCACGATCACCGTCGATCCTGGTGCGCCGCAACGGTTCCCGGCTACGGTCGACCGCGCCCCGGTCGCCCCCCGAAGTCGTGGGAGTCGGAATGCCACTGCGCCACGCCCGCCCGCTCCTCCTGGTCATAGGCCTGCTGCTGACGCTCACGGCGGTCCCGGCACAGGCGGACGTCCTGACCCCGATCGTGTTCGTGCACGGCCACCAGGGTTCCGCCCAGCAGTGGCAGTCCAACGCGAAGCGGTTCTCCGGCAACGGATACCCGGATCACCTGGTGCACGCGTTCGAGTACGACACCAGCGTGCCCACCAATGACCGGGCGATCGCCGAGCTGGACGCGTTCCTGGCCGACGTCCGCGCCCGCACCCGTTCGTCCACAGTGGACGTCATCGCGCACTCCCGAGGCACGACGGTGGTGCACGCTTACCTGGCGACGGGCGCGACCGGCGTGCGCCGGTACGTCAACGTGGACGGCCGGTCCAGCGCGACGCTCCCCGGCGGGGTGCCGACGTTGGCGTTGTGGGGCAGCGCGCAGCCCAACGGGTCCATCGGCGGCGCGACCAACGTCTACCTGACCTCCTTGGGACACACCGAAACCACCACCTCGGCGGCGGGATTCGCGCACATGTACCGGTTCCTGCGCGGACGGGACGCCCGCACCACCCTCGTCCTGCCCGAACCACTCGTGCGGATCGCCGGACGGGTGACGTTCTTCCCGCAGAACGAGGGCGTGCCCGGCGTGCTGCGCCTGTGGGAGGTCCGGGAAGGCGCGCGCGTCGGTGTGCCGCGCACCATGACGACCGCGGACGGCTCGTTCGGCCCCCTGCTGGTCGACAGCGGCACGCACTACGAGGTGGAGTTCGTCCGCGACGGCGAGCTGACCCACCACTTCTACTTCGAACCGTTCGAACGCTCCGACCGCTTCCTGCGCCTCCAGGTGTCCAAGCCGGGCGGCATCGGCGACCAGGTCGACCGGTGTCCCACGCACACGGCGGTCACGGTGGTGCGCAACCGCGAGTGGTGGTCGGGGGAGGACCGCCTGGAGTACGACGGCGTCGACGTCCTGGCACCGAGCGCCGCCCCGAAGCTCCGGCAGGTCCTGGCGGCGTTCGCGTTCGACGACGGCTGCGACGGCGTGTCGGCACCGGGTGTCGCGCTGCCGGCGTTCACCGGCCTGCCCTTCCTCACCGCCACCGACACCTACCTGCCCACCACGCCGGCCGCCTCGATCCGCGT
This DNA window, taken from Saccharothrix variisporea, encodes the following:
- a CDS encoding bacteriophage spanin2 family protein produces the protein MRIPLILSAVALTAAVSGCGAAQEAAQTASAIADTATTVQVCAQALSQATAALDPGSPQQAVDQAHAAAASLTDLAATAADTTVNEAITSLAATLREVTVDDLVGKPAAWLATKADQVAALTSACAG
- a CDS encoding alpha/beta fold hydrolase codes for the protein MPLRHARPLLLVIGLLLTLTAVPAQADVLTPIVFVHGHQGSAQQWQSNAKRFSGNGYPDHLVHAFEYDTSVPTNDRAIAELDAFLADVRARTRSSTVDVIAHSRGTTVVHAYLATGATGVRRYVNVDGRSSATLPGGVPTLALWGSAQPNGSIGGATNVYLTSLGHTETTTSAAGFAHMYRFLRGRDARTTLVLPEPLVRIAGRVTFFPQNEGVPGVLRLWEVREGARVGVPRTMTTADGSFGPLLVDSGTHYEVEFVRDGELTHHFYFEPFERSDRFLRLQVSKPGGIGDQVDRCPTHTAVTVVRNREWWSGEDRLEYDGVDVLAPSAAPKLRQVLAAFAFDDGCDGVSAPGVALPAFTGLPFLTATDTYLPTTPAASIRVTEHARGTDGSRTVVVRNWPSDAHAVTVQFKDYLDLRHT
- a CDS encoding protein kinase domain-containing protein; protein product: MPEHNEVIAGRYRLLAPAGRGAAGVVWRARDERLDRVVALKFLTTGDGDRERVVREGRVAARLRHPHVISVHDVVDHGGRTCLVLEYLPSHTLADLVDTGPLPESLVAGVGWQVASALAAAHAAGVVHRDVSPFNILLTDDGTAKIADFGIARAIGEGTVTDGRAVVGTPAYWAPEVAAGEGAVFASDVYSLAATLYAAREGHPPCAQPTTSTGPLAEVLARALRHDPAERPTMAEFCALLDEVVTERPQTRVLDDPPEVPRRSAWRRTTVLTTAAALVAAGITIGLSLRTPDPTPEAQPQPTTTTTTSTVVPPPPEVCTARFTITNQWPGGYQAEVTIHNTGDQTLVNWAVTWPQEAGHAISNLWNGTFTVTAGKITVTNAPHNARIPAGGHTTFGFTANAPSTPQPHPTCTTRTT
- a CDS encoding peptidylprolyl isomerase, which gives rise to MRRFALVLALIAAALATPVASAEPVPTKPVKHCDFIPTPDNPAAKPVKPPRPAASTRGTATAVLATNYGVVVIELDRTVASCAVHNFIHLIRSSFYDDTRCFRLTNSARLGVLQCGDIYRQEEGGPGYRFADEVTGAETYPRGTIAMGNQGPGTNGSEFFIVHSHANIRPVYSVLGRVVHGMDALDRIVAAGIEGDAQDGPPKQPVLIHWAFTPAR
- a CDS encoding cation-translocating P-type ATPase, which translates into the protein MELLGIDPVRAAGGLAKGLLGVALAPLERTPLLRRDRRNVWSCPGRLHIEAHGVHGPRGKQVAARVERALEQHPGVLWARVNAPSSRVIVAVADPPPRTAELVDLVRRAEAEPATEEERLVEDELHHPADGLKGTRLVPTLAADAAGLLLAAVTRIAPWAPLPGELAALTAAVDLHPKLRELAAGRLQGRERADSATSVLAALVHGLASRSEGTLLDIAQRVQQWREVKAHEKAWCAAEDRLIKGPEDAAADPVVVERPVPVPEGPVDRYARRALAAGAVAGLAAAPFTGPRRAMALGIASLPKAPSVAQAAFAAQLGRVLARHGTLVMERSVLRGLDAVDVLVLDEAALGSGRSVLSDLVPLPDTDPAESARHAFALFDPTDPMAVQRDGEWVLGPVDQLAVKGRKGVRERAKLKGDVLGLARGDRLDAVLAVDVETPPIVDAIVVAAREAGLRLVVAGGPARYADTTVPSGNGLVGAVRGLQAEGHVVMVVSDHRTALGAADCGVGVHKAGGPPPWGAHLVVGEDLGAVVLLVEAVAAARRVSRDGIVLAQAASGIGAVGALTSRGAQPAEGAARAVNTASAIGFVDGVWRARKLGQGGPAVRRRVAQPWHLMPVDTVLDRLGSGPDGLDDAEVRRRARGGRQRSVGTSLGSAFLAELANPLTPVLAGGAALSAAVGSPVDAALVGGVVGVSALIGSVQQVFTDRALADLLARSAVRATVVRGGVEREVNGDDLVPGDVVRLAAGDVVPADCRLISGEGLEVDESSVTGESLPVPKDPAPIVAADPADRSSMLYEGTTIAVGEATAVVVAVGDATEVGRAMAAARRNAPDTGVEARLTELTRKTLPVALGSAVAVVGAGLLRGVPMRQSMGAAVNLAVASVPEGLPFLVNAAQLAAARRLADHGALVRNPRTIEALGRVDVLCFDKTGTLTEGRLTVSRVDNGRRGAAPGALDDALRAVLAAGVRATPAADDPSDLVHQTDRAVLEGARTARVRATTGRRGWAVVEELPFEPSRGYHATLGRGGLLSVKGAPEVVLPRCSLDDRTRKQWEKRVVRLAGRGHRVLAVAEKTGFQGSSVTDDDVRGLRFAGFLALSDPVRDAAPPAAATLREAGVRIVMITGDHPATGEAIAAEVNGGDGDVTVVSGADVEAMTDEELDDLLPTVDVIARCTPAQKVRIIEAYQRLGRVVAMTGDGANDAPAIRLADVGIALGRRGTPAARAAADLVVTDDRLETIISALVEGRAMWASVREALAILLGGNLGEIAFSVLGSALTGRSPLTARQLLLVNLLTDLAPAMAIALSRPDGESVPELLREGPLSSLGEALTRDITGRAITTTFGATAAWTLARLTGRSRRASTVALAALVGTQLGQTVITGGLDRSVLAASIGSAAALGAVIQTPGVSQFFGCTPLGPIGWGIALSSATAANALGLVLSPLLRPSS
- a CDS encoding QsdR family transcriptional regulator, yielding MEGVAASLAVSRATLYRVAHSRDALLADALWLLGDRVLDRARQRRTVGGVDGVLQVTREFVGQLHSAAPFRRFLAREPDTAARVLLHDVHRRAVAAQRDILREVKPWPPGELDQAAFLYVRVVESVLYAELLGGTPLDLGLAERAARSLLA